A region of Triplophysa dalaica isolate WHDGS20190420 chromosome 20, ASM1584641v1, whole genome shotgun sequence DNA encodes the following proteins:
- the ttc34 gene encoding tetratricopeptide repeat protein 34 isoform X1, whose product MNGIHQEAAKLCREGDKILFSGDPGKAAALYTHAFQNHAGSAVAHMRGLHPCRLEEVISMLEAWLNVVSPNSIEGLSKGLVAVFLSTLCPNNISASVFKMESVLQGAGHGSDEIFARCSTLLEGKKMSRPGGQTRLVLELTRALACLLSDLRNPEGPQLYLQAFHGNKSETIRLVKERQKQHVPVIIKAFYQQMSQRYCIFSDKHQLESSLESERIDPYEAVEFLLAVSPDDIQIRELQAAVLFSSERFVESVDALTLTLQPQTKTNTCNGYLEHPMSPQKRASLMVGRAAALFSAGGRADEVCKDLSDAFGLHPAAARQQFQRLFSDSDIGVAACIRLRQQAEKGVTEFREAILTRPDLRLNKGVELLDPVIAQLRTLCHLESGGGGRELRVRLADCLLMRGEHREALSISSQLATAAPAQQSYQNTVQVLRGFSHLFTDDQKSALEDFQAVIEHNAPHPPSCVRALCGRGILRMMDGSHYLTALDYITASRLQLQDTALTVRCLVPWNYRGLLCTVLLEQGRAMLEGTGEQKADSDPRTQQVQEHEHSNNSQRIAVGVHALALLLTELQPGADGPQILTADALYKLGRVEEAYRLLLNIERTAPRPPVLARLAILQLHRGFLYDAYQLLKKFINSGDTSCLRPLLSVTSTQDRVLLENHCHNASKRILCGQQAETAIREAVAYLSIAIMASGGGAVDSLLERARCYALLGQWKTAIFDYTTILKEHTDHVQALCGRGFTYLMLNQQKECTQDILVALQSDAEEVTRSMLSLKDKARKLISEWLGQHCQSSLAEILLANPVPCREEHLREAFLIGGALMNTDCREPRWHLLYIDTLLAKGEVNAAGGHLKQVFGQEPREATAKARWGVVKAWDQDYTMAADYLSEVAEKEPATLDFLIGLMQMSQRKRVAEVASQQASSVSQSGKWEHALALLTLAGRAVNDKKLRYLRQRAACLSHLGLHERAVYDLNKVIEGHSYDNGEEHAIRTEDLCRRGRSLLLCRREESSLQDFSQALDLHEEQALLCVEAGPGRQRLAELFLRFALQHFGEQQLDKAWLLTENGLKVEGDHAELRRLKARIKREVSGPCTVH is encoded by the exons ATGAATGGCATCCATCAAGAAGctgctaaactgtgcagagagggcgacaaaatattgttttctggTGATCCTGGAAAAGCTGCAGCTCTGTACACCCATGCTTTCCAAAACCATGCCGGATCGGCTGTGGCACACATGCGCGGTCTCCACCCGTGCCGTTTGGAGGAGGTGATCTCGATGCTGGAAGCCTGGCTTAATGTAGTTTCCCCTAACTCAATTGAGGGGCTTAGCAAAGGTCTTGTGGCTGTATTCCTGTCCACGTTATGCCCCAATAATATTTCtgcttctgtttttaaaatggagTCTGTCCTGCAGGGAGCAGGTCATGGTTCGGATGAGATCTTTGCGCGGTGCTCCACTCTTTTAGAGGGAAAAAAAATGTCCAGACCAGGAGGCCAAACACGGTTAGTTCTAGAGCTCACAAGAGCACTGGCCTGCTTGCTTTCAGACCTGCGAAATCCCGAAGGTCCTCAGCTCTATCTGCAGGCCTTTCATGGAAATAAATCGGAAACCATTAGACTTGTCAAAGAAAGGCAAAAGCAGCATGTGCCTGTAATAATTAAAGCTTTTTACCAGCAAATGTCGCAGAGATATTGTATTTTCAGTGATAAGCACCAATTGGAAAGTTCACTGGAAAGTGAACGTATTGATCCCTATGAAGCGGTTGAATTTTTGCTTGCCGTTTCACCAGATGACATCCAAATAAGAGAGCTTCAAGCAGCAgttttgttttcatcagaaaGGTTTGTGGAAAGTGTGGATGCTTTGACCCTGACTCTTCAACCCCAAACCAAGACGAACACATGTAATGGCTATCTGGAGCATCCGATGTCACCACAGAAAAGAGCTAGTTTAATGGTGGGCCGGGCAGCCGCCCTTTTCTCAGCAGGCGGGAGAGCAGATGAAGTCTGCAAAGACCTCAGTGATGCTTTTGGACTTCACCCAGCGGCCGCGAGACAGCAGTTCCAACGCCTTTTCTCAGACAGTGACATAGGGGTGGCAGCTTGCATCCGACTACGTCAACAGGCAGAGAAAGGTGTGACAGAATTCAGAGAAGCTATTCTTACGAGGCCCGACCTGCGCTTGAACAAAGGAGTGGAGTTGTTGGATCCCGTCATTGCACAGTTACGAACTCTCTGTCACTTAGAGTCAGGTGGAGGAGGTAGGGAACTGCGCGTACGTTTGGCAGATTGTCTCCTTATGCGTGGGGAACATAGAGAAGCCCTTTCCATAAGCAGCCAGCTAGCCACCGCAGCCCCGGCCCAACAAAGCTATCAGAACACGGTGCAAGTCCTAAGAGGGTTTTCCCATCTCTTTACCGACGACCAAAAAAGCGCTCTTGAGGATTTCCAGGCCGTAATTGAGCACAATGCTCCTCATCCCCCCAGCTGCGTGCGTGCACTATGTGGTAGGGGTATCCTCCGTATGATGGACGGCTCACATTACCTGACGGCTCTGGATTATATCACAGCGAGCCGGTTACAGCTGCAGGACACGGCTTTAACCGTGAGGTGCCTGGTACCGTGGAATTACCGTGGTTTGCTGTGCACCGTGTTGCTGGAACAGGGGAGAGCTATGCTTGAGGGAACCGGCGAGCAGAAAGCTGACTCAGATCCCAGAACACAACAAGTACAGGAACACGAGCACAGCAACAACAGTCAAAG GATTGCAGTTGGTGTGCACGCTCTCGCCCTTCTACTAACCGAGCTGCAACCTGGTGCAGATGGACCTCAGATTCTTACAGCAGATGCTTTGTACAAGCTGGGTCGGGTTGAGGAGGCTTACCGGCTTCTCCTTAACATTGAGCGCACAGCTCCACGGCCTCCTGTTCTCGCCCGCCTAGCGATACTGCAGCTGCATCGCGGCTTCCTTTACGATGCCTATCAG CTTTTGAAAAAATTTATTAATTCTGGAGACACTAGCTGTCTGCGCCCACTTCTCTCCGTAACATCTACGCAAGACCGAGTCCTTTTGGAAAACCATTGTCACAATGCCTCAAAACGTATTCTGTGTGGCCAACAAGCAGAAACTGCCATTAGGGAAGCTGTGGCCTATTTGTCCATCGCCATTATGGCCTCAG GTGGTGGAGCAGTAGATTCACTGCTGGAGAGAGCAAGATGTTATGCTTTACTGGGCCAATGGAAGACGGCAATCTTTGACTATACTACCATCCTAAAGGAGCACACAGATCATGTGCAGGCTTTGTGTGGCAGAGGATTCACTTATCTTATGCTAAACCAGCAAAAG GAATGCACTCAAGACATACTGGTTGCCCTACAGTCCGATGCTGAAGAGGTCACTCGGAGCATGCTGTCCCTTAAAGACAAAGCCCGAAAACTCATTAGTGAATGGTTGGGCCAACACTGTCAAAGCAGCCTAGCAGAGATCCTATTGGCCAACCCTGTACCCTGCAGGGAGGAGCATCTTCGTGAGGCCTTTTTGATTGGTGGAGCACTAATGAACACTGACTGCAGGGAACCTAGGTGGCACCTCCTGTACATAGACACACTACTTGCCAAAG GGGAGGTGAATGCAGCAGGTGGACATCTTAAGCAAGTGTTTGGTCAGGAGCCTAGGGAGGCCACAGCTAAAGCCAGGTGGGGTGTGGTAAAGGCCTGGGACCAGGACTACACAATGGCAGCCGACTATCTGAGTGAGGTAGCTGAGAAAGAACCAGCAACACTGGACTTTCTGATCGGTCTTATGCAGATGTCTCAAAGGAAACGAGTGGCAGAG GTAGCATCTCAGCAGGCCAGCAGTGTTTCCCAAAGCGGCAAGTGGGAACACGCTTTAGCCCTGCTGACGTTGGCAGGACGAGCGGTCAACGATAAGAAGCTTCGCTATCTTAGGCAGCGTGCAGCCTGTCTGTCGCACCTTGGCCTTCATGAAAGGGCTGTGTATGATCTCAACAAGGTCATCGAAGGTCACAGCTATGACAATGGCGAGGAACATGCGATCAGGACAGAGGACCTGTGCCGCAGAGGCCGCAGTCTCCTGCTGTGCCGCCGCGAAGAGTCCAGCTTACAAGACTTTTCTCAAGCCCTGGACCTGCATGAGGAACAGGCTTTGCTGTGTGTGGAGGCTGGCCCCGGAAGACAACGGCTGGCTGAACTGTTTCTGCGCTTTGCCCTGCAGCACTTTGGAGAGCAGCAGCTTGACAAGGCTTGGCTTCTGACAGAGAACGGACTTAAAGTAGAGGGCGATCATGCAGAATTGCGTAGGCTGAAGGCTAGAATCAAACGAGAGGTCTCAGGTCCATGTACAGTCCACTAG
- the ttc34 gene encoding tetratricopeptide repeat protein 34 isoform X3, with protein MSPQKRASLMVGRAAALFSAGGRADEVCKDLSDAFGLHPAAARQQFQRLFSDSDIGVAACIRLRQQAEKGVTEFREAILTRPDLRLNKGVELLDPVIAQLRTLCHLESGGGGRELRVRLADCLLMRGEHREALSISSQLATAAPAQQSYQNTVQVLRGFSHLFTDDQKSALEDFQAVIEHNAPHPPSCVRALCGRGILRMMDGSHYLTALDYITASRLQLQDTALTVRCLVPWNYRGLLCTVLLEQGRAMLEGTGEQKADSDPRTQQVQEHEHSNNSQRIAVGVHALALLLTELQPGADGPQILTADALYKLGRVEEAYRLLLNIERTAPRPPVLARLAILQLHRGFLYDAYQLLKKFINSGDTSCLRPLLSVTSTQDRVLLENHCHNASKRILCGQQAETAIREAVAYLSIAIMASGGGAVDSLLERARCYALLGQWKTAIFDYTTILKEHTDHVQALCGRGFTYLMLNQQKECTQDILVALQSDAEEVTRSMLSLKDKARKLISEWLGQHCQSSLAEILLANPVPCREEHLREAFLIGGALMNTDCREPRWHLLYIDTLLAKGEVNAAGGHLKQVFGQEPREATAKARWGVVKAWDQDYTMAADYLSEVAEKEPATLDFLIGLMQMSQRKRVAEVASQQASSVSQSGKWEHALALLTLAGRAVNDKKLRYLRQRAACLSHLGLHERAVYDLNKVIEGHSYDNGEEHAIRTEDLCRRGRSLLLCRREESSLQDFSQALDLHEEQALLCVEAGPGRQRLAELFLRFALQHFGEQQLDKAWLLTENGLKVEGDHAELRRLKARIKREVSGPCTVH; from the exons ATGTCACCACAGAAAAGAGCTAGTTTAATGGTGGGCCGGGCAGCCGCCCTTTTCTCAGCAGGCGGGAGAGCAGATGAAGTCTGCAAAGACCTCAGTGATGCTTTTGGACTTCACCCAGCGGCCGCGAGACAGCAGTTCCAACGCCTTTTCTCAGACAGTGACATAGGGGTGGCAGCTTGCATCCGACTACGTCAACAGGCAGAGAAAGGTGTGACAGAATTCAGAGAAGCTATTCTTACGAGGCCCGACCTGCGCTTGAACAAAGGAGTGGAGTTGTTGGATCCCGTCATTGCACAGTTACGAACTCTCTGTCACTTAGAGTCAGGTGGAGGAGGTAGGGAACTGCGCGTACGTTTGGCAGATTGTCTCCTTATGCGTGGGGAACATAGAGAAGCCCTTTCCATAAGCAGCCAGCTAGCCACCGCAGCCCCGGCCCAACAAAGCTATCAGAACACGGTGCAAGTCCTAAGAGGGTTTTCCCATCTCTTTACCGACGACCAAAAAAGCGCTCTTGAGGATTTCCAGGCCGTAATTGAGCACAATGCTCCTCATCCCCCCAGCTGCGTGCGTGCACTATGTGGTAGGGGTATCCTCCGTATGATGGACGGCTCACATTACCTGACGGCTCTGGATTATATCACAGCGAGCCGGTTACAGCTGCAGGACACGGCTTTAACCGTGAGGTGCCTGGTACCGTGGAATTACCGTGGTTTGCTGTGCACCGTGTTGCTGGAACAGGGGAGAGCTATGCTTGAGGGAACCGGCGAGCAGAAAGCTGACTCAGATCCCAGAACACAACAAGTACAGGAACACGAGCACAGCAACAACAGTCAAAG GATTGCAGTTGGTGTGCACGCTCTCGCCCTTCTACTAACCGAGCTGCAACCTGGTGCAGATGGACCTCAGATTCTTACAGCAGATGCTTTGTACAAGCTGGGTCGGGTTGAGGAGGCTTACCGGCTTCTCCTTAACATTGAGCGCACAGCTCCACGGCCTCCTGTTCTCGCCCGCCTAGCGATACTGCAGCTGCATCGCGGCTTCCTTTACGATGCCTATCAG CTTTTGAAAAAATTTATTAATTCTGGAGACACTAGCTGTCTGCGCCCACTTCTCTCCGTAACATCTACGCAAGACCGAGTCCTTTTGGAAAACCATTGTCACAATGCCTCAAAACGTATTCTGTGTGGCCAACAAGCAGAAACTGCCATTAGGGAAGCTGTGGCCTATTTGTCCATCGCCATTATGGCCTCAG GTGGTGGAGCAGTAGATTCACTGCTGGAGAGAGCAAGATGTTATGCTTTACTGGGCCAATGGAAGACGGCAATCTTTGACTATACTACCATCCTAAAGGAGCACACAGATCATGTGCAGGCTTTGTGTGGCAGAGGATTCACTTATCTTATGCTAAACCAGCAAAAG GAATGCACTCAAGACATACTGGTTGCCCTACAGTCCGATGCTGAAGAGGTCACTCGGAGCATGCTGTCCCTTAAAGACAAAGCCCGAAAACTCATTAGTGAATGGTTGGGCCAACACTGTCAAAGCAGCCTAGCAGAGATCCTATTGGCCAACCCTGTACCCTGCAGGGAGGAGCATCTTCGTGAGGCCTTTTTGATTGGTGGAGCACTAATGAACACTGACTGCAGGGAACCTAGGTGGCACCTCCTGTACATAGACACACTACTTGCCAAAG GGGAGGTGAATGCAGCAGGTGGACATCTTAAGCAAGTGTTTGGTCAGGAGCCTAGGGAGGCCACAGCTAAAGCCAGGTGGGGTGTGGTAAAGGCCTGGGACCAGGACTACACAATGGCAGCCGACTATCTGAGTGAGGTAGCTGAGAAAGAACCAGCAACACTGGACTTTCTGATCGGTCTTATGCAGATGTCTCAAAGGAAACGAGTGGCAGAG GTAGCATCTCAGCAGGCCAGCAGTGTTTCCCAAAGCGGCAAGTGGGAACACGCTTTAGCCCTGCTGACGTTGGCAGGACGAGCGGTCAACGATAAGAAGCTTCGCTATCTTAGGCAGCGTGCAGCCTGTCTGTCGCACCTTGGCCTTCATGAAAGGGCTGTGTATGATCTCAACAAGGTCATCGAAGGTCACAGCTATGACAATGGCGAGGAACATGCGATCAGGACAGAGGACCTGTGCCGCAGAGGCCGCAGTCTCCTGCTGTGCCGCCGCGAAGAGTCCAGCTTACAAGACTTTTCTCAAGCCCTGGACCTGCATGAGGAACAGGCTTTGCTGTGTGTGGAGGCTGGCCCCGGAAGACAACGGCTGGCTGAACTGTTTCTGCGCTTTGCCCTGCAGCACTTTGGAGAGCAGCAGCTTGACAAGGCTTGGCTTCTGACAGAGAACGGACTTAAAGTAGAGGGCGATCATGCAGAATTGCGTAGGCTGAAGGCTAGAATCAAACGAGAGGTCTCAGGTCCATGTACAGTCCACTAG
- the ttc34 gene encoding tetratricopeptide repeat protein 34 isoform X2: protein MSRPGGQTRLVLELTRALACLLSDLRNPEGPQLYLQAFHGNKSETIRLVKERQKQHVPVIIKAFYQQMSQRYCIFSDKHQLESSLESERIDPYEAVEFLLAVSPDDIQIRELQAAVLFSSERFVESVDALTLTLQPQTKTNTCNGYLEHPMSPQKRASLMVGRAAALFSAGGRADEVCKDLSDAFGLHPAAARQQFQRLFSDSDIGVAACIRLRQQAEKGVTEFREAILTRPDLRLNKGVELLDPVIAQLRTLCHLESGGGGRELRVRLADCLLMRGEHREALSISSQLATAAPAQQSYQNTVQVLRGFSHLFTDDQKSALEDFQAVIEHNAPHPPSCVRALCGRGILRMMDGSHYLTALDYITASRLQLQDTALTVRCLVPWNYRGLLCTVLLEQGRAMLEGTGEQKADSDPRTQQVQEHEHSNNSQRIAVGVHALALLLTELQPGADGPQILTADALYKLGRVEEAYRLLLNIERTAPRPPVLARLAILQLHRGFLYDAYQLLKKFINSGDTSCLRPLLSVTSTQDRVLLENHCHNASKRILCGQQAETAIREAVAYLSIAIMASGGGAVDSLLERARCYALLGQWKTAIFDYTTILKEHTDHVQALCGRGFTYLMLNQQKECTQDILVALQSDAEEVTRSMLSLKDKARKLISEWLGQHCQSSLAEILLANPVPCREEHLREAFLIGGALMNTDCREPRWHLLYIDTLLAKGEVNAAGGHLKQVFGQEPREATAKARWGVVKAWDQDYTMAADYLSEVAEKEPATLDFLIGLMQMSQRKRVAEVASQQASSVSQSGKWEHALALLTLAGRAVNDKKLRYLRQRAACLSHLGLHERAVYDLNKVIEGHSYDNGEEHAIRTEDLCRRGRSLLLCRREESSLQDFSQALDLHEEQALLCVEAGPGRQRLAELFLRFALQHFGEQQLDKAWLLTENGLKVEGDHAELRRLKARIKREVSGPCTVH, encoded by the exons ATGTCCAGACCAGGAGGCCAAACACGGTTAGTTCTAGAGCTCACAAGAGCACTGGCCTGCTTGCTTTCAGACCTGCGAAATCCCGAAGGTCCTCAGCTCTATCTGCAGGCCTTTCATGGAAATAAATCGGAAACCATTAGACTTGTCAAAGAAAGGCAAAAGCAGCATGTGCCTGTAATAATTAAAGCTTTTTACCAGCAAATGTCGCAGAGATATTGTATTTTCAGTGATAAGCACCAATTGGAAAGTTCACTGGAAAGTGAACGTATTGATCCCTATGAAGCGGTTGAATTTTTGCTTGCCGTTTCACCAGATGACATCCAAATAAGAGAGCTTCAAGCAGCAgttttgttttcatcagaaaGGTTTGTGGAAAGTGTGGATGCTTTGACCCTGACTCTTCAACCCCAAACCAAGACGAACACATGTAATGGCTATCTGGAGCATCCGATGTCACCACAGAAAAGAGCTAGTTTAATGGTGGGCCGGGCAGCCGCCCTTTTCTCAGCAGGCGGGAGAGCAGATGAAGTCTGCAAAGACCTCAGTGATGCTTTTGGACTTCACCCAGCGGCCGCGAGACAGCAGTTCCAACGCCTTTTCTCAGACAGTGACATAGGGGTGGCAGCTTGCATCCGACTACGTCAACAGGCAGAGAAAGGTGTGACAGAATTCAGAGAAGCTATTCTTACGAGGCCCGACCTGCGCTTGAACAAAGGAGTGGAGTTGTTGGATCCCGTCATTGCACAGTTACGAACTCTCTGTCACTTAGAGTCAGGTGGAGGAGGTAGGGAACTGCGCGTACGTTTGGCAGATTGTCTCCTTATGCGTGGGGAACATAGAGAAGCCCTTTCCATAAGCAGCCAGCTAGCCACCGCAGCCCCGGCCCAACAAAGCTATCAGAACACGGTGCAAGTCCTAAGAGGGTTTTCCCATCTCTTTACCGACGACCAAAAAAGCGCTCTTGAGGATTTCCAGGCCGTAATTGAGCACAATGCTCCTCATCCCCCCAGCTGCGTGCGTGCACTATGTGGTAGGGGTATCCTCCGTATGATGGACGGCTCACATTACCTGACGGCTCTGGATTATATCACAGCGAGCCGGTTACAGCTGCAGGACACGGCTTTAACCGTGAGGTGCCTGGTACCGTGGAATTACCGTGGTTTGCTGTGCACCGTGTTGCTGGAACAGGGGAGAGCTATGCTTGAGGGAACCGGCGAGCAGAAAGCTGACTCAGATCCCAGAACACAACAAGTACAGGAACACGAGCACAGCAACAACAGTCAAAG GATTGCAGTTGGTGTGCACGCTCTCGCCCTTCTACTAACCGAGCTGCAACCTGGTGCAGATGGACCTCAGATTCTTACAGCAGATGCTTTGTACAAGCTGGGTCGGGTTGAGGAGGCTTACCGGCTTCTCCTTAACATTGAGCGCACAGCTCCACGGCCTCCTGTTCTCGCCCGCCTAGCGATACTGCAGCTGCATCGCGGCTTCCTTTACGATGCCTATCAG CTTTTGAAAAAATTTATTAATTCTGGAGACACTAGCTGTCTGCGCCCACTTCTCTCCGTAACATCTACGCAAGACCGAGTCCTTTTGGAAAACCATTGTCACAATGCCTCAAAACGTATTCTGTGTGGCCAACAAGCAGAAACTGCCATTAGGGAAGCTGTGGCCTATTTGTCCATCGCCATTATGGCCTCAG GTGGTGGAGCAGTAGATTCACTGCTGGAGAGAGCAAGATGTTATGCTTTACTGGGCCAATGGAAGACGGCAATCTTTGACTATACTACCATCCTAAAGGAGCACACAGATCATGTGCAGGCTTTGTGTGGCAGAGGATTCACTTATCTTATGCTAAACCAGCAAAAG GAATGCACTCAAGACATACTGGTTGCCCTACAGTCCGATGCTGAAGAGGTCACTCGGAGCATGCTGTCCCTTAAAGACAAAGCCCGAAAACTCATTAGTGAATGGTTGGGCCAACACTGTCAAAGCAGCCTAGCAGAGATCCTATTGGCCAACCCTGTACCCTGCAGGGAGGAGCATCTTCGTGAGGCCTTTTTGATTGGTGGAGCACTAATGAACACTGACTGCAGGGAACCTAGGTGGCACCTCCTGTACATAGACACACTACTTGCCAAAG GGGAGGTGAATGCAGCAGGTGGACATCTTAAGCAAGTGTTTGGTCAGGAGCCTAGGGAGGCCACAGCTAAAGCCAGGTGGGGTGTGGTAAAGGCCTGGGACCAGGACTACACAATGGCAGCCGACTATCTGAGTGAGGTAGCTGAGAAAGAACCAGCAACACTGGACTTTCTGATCGGTCTTATGCAGATGTCTCAAAGGAAACGAGTGGCAGAG GTAGCATCTCAGCAGGCCAGCAGTGTTTCCCAAAGCGGCAAGTGGGAACACGCTTTAGCCCTGCTGACGTTGGCAGGACGAGCGGTCAACGATAAGAAGCTTCGCTATCTTAGGCAGCGTGCAGCCTGTCTGTCGCACCTTGGCCTTCATGAAAGGGCTGTGTATGATCTCAACAAGGTCATCGAAGGTCACAGCTATGACAATGGCGAGGAACATGCGATCAGGACAGAGGACCTGTGCCGCAGAGGCCGCAGTCTCCTGCTGTGCCGCCGCGAAGAGTCCAGCTTACAAGACTTTTCTCAAGCCCTGGACCTGCATGAGGAACAGGCTTTGCTGTGTGTGGAGGCTGGCCCCGGAAGACAACGGCTGGCTGAACTGTTTCTGCGCTTTGCCCTGCAGCACTTTGGAGAGCAGCAGCTTGACAAGGCTTGGCTTCTGACAGAGAACGGACTTAAAGTAGAGGGCGATCATGCAGAATTGCGTAGGCTGAAGGCTAGAATCAAACGAGAGGTCTCAGGTCCATGTACAGTCCACTAG